The following are from one region of the Sciurus carolinensis chromosome 5, mSciCar1.2, whole genome shotgun sequence genome:
- the LOC124984599 gene encoding vexin-like, whose product MHQIYSCSDENIEVSTTVIPSKVSSPTRRRVKSSQHLLTKNVVIKSDLYTSRPLELLPHHSDRWDAGEGRRFRRLPGAHPAKTRSRPVGISEPKASNLCGNRAYGKSLIPPVARISVNSPAAAEVAATGSENGTVLGRGSRHLKKMTEEYPTLPQGAEASLPLTGSASCGVPGILRKMWTRHKKKSEYVGATNSAFEAD is encoded by the coding sequence ATGCATCAGATTTACAGCTGCAGCGATGAAAATATAGAAGTTTCCACCACCGTGATTCCTTCCAAGGTGTCCAGTCCAACCAGGAGAAGAGTCAAAAGCTCTCAACACCTCTTGACCAAGAATGTGGTGATCAAGTCGGACCTCTACACGTCCCGGCCCCTGGAGCTGCTGCCGCACCATAGCGACCGTTGGGACGCAGGCGAAGGCCGCAGGTTCAGGCGACTGCCCGGGGCACATCCCGCCAAAACCCGCTCCAGACCTGTGGGGATTTCTGAACCCAAAGCATCAAATCTGTGTGGGAATCGAGCATATGGAAAATCACTGATTCCTCCAGTAGCCCGGATCTCAGTGAACTCTCCAGCTGCAGCAGAGGTGGCAGCCACAGGCTCAGAGAATGGAACTGTTCTAGGAAGAGGATCCAGACATCTCAAGAAGATGACAGAAGAGTATCCAACTCTCCCCCAGGGTGCGGAGGCTTCCCTGCCACTGACAGGCAGTGCTTCCTGCGGTGTCCCTGGCATCCTCCGAAAAATGTGGACCAGGCACAAGAAGAAGTCTGAATATGTGGGAGCCACCAACAGCGCCTTCGAGGCCGACTAA